The following proteins come from a genomic window of Miscanthus floridulus cultivar M001 chromosome 2, ASM1932011v1, whole genome shotgun sequence:
- the LOC136523016 gene encoding cytochrome P450 85A1, with the protein MALLLLLVAVLGVVLASSLLLRWNELRYSRRRGLPPGTMGWPLFGETTEFLKQGPSFMKQRRLRYGSLFRTHILGCPTVVCMEPELNRRTLASEGAGFVPGYPQSMLDILGPNNIAAVHGPLHRAMRGAMLALTRPHMIRAALLPKIDAFMRAHLHGWAERRVDIQEMTKEMALLSALRQIAGISAGPLSDALKAELYTLVLGTFSLPINIPGTNYSKGLQARKKLVAMLRQMIADRRSSGCAQDDMLDALLSGNEGTRAKLSDDQIIDLLITLIYSGYETVSTTSMMAVKYLSDNPKALEQIRKEHLDIRKAKSPEDALDWNDYKSMTFTKAVIYETLRLATVVNGLLRKTTQDVEMNGYVIPKGWRIYVYTREINYDPFLYPEPMVFNPWRWLEMNLESHPHFMLFGGGARMCPGKEVGTVEIATFLHYFITRYRWEEEGNNTISKFPRVAAPNGLHIRVQDY; encoded by the exons ATGGCGCTGCTGTTGCTCCTGGTGGCCGTGCTCGGCGTGGTGCTGGCGAGCAGCCTGCTGCTGCGGTGGAACGAGCTCCGGTACAGCCGCCGCCGGGGCCTGCCGCCGGGCACAATGGGGTGGCCGCTCTTCGGCGAGACCACCGAGTTCCTCAAGCAGGGGCCCAGCTTCATGAAGCAGAGGCGGCTCAG GTACGGGAGCCTGTTCCGGACGCACATCCTGGGCTGCCCCACGGTTGTGTGCATGGAGCCGGAGCTGAACcgccggacgctggccagcgagGGCGCCGGCTTCGTCCCGGGCTACCCGCAGTCCATGCTCGACATCCTGGGGCCCAACAACATCGCCGCCGTGCACGGCCCGCTCCACCGCGCCATGCGCGGCGCCATGCTCGCGCTCACTCGGCCCCACATGATCCGCGCCGCGCTCCTCCCCAAGATCGACGCCTTCATGCGCGCCCACCTCCACGGCTGGGCCGAACGACGCGTCGACATCCAGgagatgaccaaggag ATGGCTTTGCTCTCAGCTCTCAGGCAGATTGCTGGCATCTCTGCTGGCCCACTCTCTGATGCCCTAAAGGCAGAGCTGTACACCCTTGTACTTGGCACCTTCTCCCTGCCAATCAACATCCCAGGAACCAACTACAGCAAAGGGCTCCAG GCAAGGAAGAAGCTTGTGGCAATGCTGCGGCAGATGATCGCGGACCGGAGGTCCTCTGGTTGCGCTCAAGATGACATGCTGGATGCGCTGTTGAGCGGCAATGAAGGCACCAGGGCGAAGCTCAGTGATGACCAGATCATTGACCTTCTTATCACCCTCATATACTCTGGGTATGAAACCGTGTCGACCACCTCGATGATGGCGGTGAAGTACCTATCGGACAATCCAAAAGCTCTTGAACAAATCAGG AAAGAGCATCTTGACATCAGGAAGGCTAAATCACCAGAGGATGCCCTTGACTGGAATGATTATAAGTCAATGACCTTCACCAAAGCT GTCATTTATGAGACTCTAAGACTAGCTACAGTTGTCAATGGGCTGCTGAGGAAAACTACCCAGGATGTAGAAATGAATG GGTATGTTATTCCAAAAGGCTGGAGAATTTATGTCTACACAAGGGAGATAAATTATGATCCATTCCTGTACCCGGAACCGATGGTTTTCAACCCATGGAGATGGCTG GAGATGAACCTCGAATCACATCCACACTTCATGTTGTTTGGAGGAGGTGCCCGCATGTGCCCAGGGAAGGAAGTAGGAACAGTTGAAATTGCAACGTTCCTTCACTATTTCATTACGCGTTACAG ATGGGAGGAGGAGGGAAACAACACAATATCAAAGTTCCCCAGAGTGGCAGCTCCCAACGGGCTACATATCCGAGTTCAAGATTACTGA
- the LOC136536453 gene encoding uncharacterized protein: MSNYKSQMELSLDLNIDDARGQGYDNGSNMKGKHQGVQARVLEINPRAFLDVEPTFPTKRKGKRKKQFDEQDYETEELQRSAIDDFNDDYFLVIVDYAIVSLTSRFDQLKEFEKIFGFLFNSENLKSLDHSDLRDCCTTFVNTFSHDNKSDVELDDLFSELKVLQVTLPDQLMSASEILHFVKVADCYPNASIAYRILLTIPVTVASAERSFSKLKLLKNCLRSTMLQERLNGLAMCSIEKDILDTIDLESVLEDFASRNARRRFFKKH, translated from the exons ATGAGCAATTACAAGAGCCAGATGGAACTG TCTCTTGATTTGAACATTGATGATGCAAGAGGTCAAGGGTATGATAATGGTTCCAATATGAAGGGAAAACATCAAGGTGTGCAGGCACGTGTGCTTGAAATTAATCCAAGAGCATT TTTAGATGTGGAGCCAACATTTCCTACAAAACGTAAAGGTAAAAGGAAGAAGCAATTTGatgaacaagattatgaaactgAAGAATTACAACGGTCAGCTATAGATGACTTCAATGATGACTACTTCCTAGTTATTGTTGATTATGCAATTGTTTCATTGACTAGCCGATTTGATCAGCTAAAGGAATTTGAGAAAATATTTGGTTTCTTATTCAATTCGGAAAATCTAAAGTCCTTGGATCATAGTGATCTACGAGACTGTTGCACAACTTTTGTGAATACTTTTTCTCATGACAACAAGTCTGATGTTGAGTTAGATGATTTGTTCTCTGAGTTGAAAGTGTTGCAAGTAACTTTGCCAGATCAGTTGATGTCAGCATCTGAGATTCTTCACTTTGTTAAAGTTGCAGATTGCTATCCAAATGCCTCTATTGCATATCGGATTCTGTTAACTATTCCAGTGACAGTAGCATCAGCTGAAAGAAGCTTCTCCAAATTGAAGCTACTGAAAAATTGTTTGAGGTCAACTATGCTACAAGAAAGATTAAATGGCTTGGCTATGTGTAGCATTGAGAAGGATATTTTAGATACAATTGATCTTGAAAGTGTTCTTGAagattttgcatcaagaaatgccCGAAGACGCTTTTTTAAAAAGCACTGA
- the LOC136536454 gene encoding fructokinase-like 2, chloroplastic, with the protein MASLLLPPQFTCSLRPHHRIRGQLVHYKTNILGKNMTKSAVRLLNRSVSFASRTSQDAVDELSDESDGESSTKKKRAPRRGRKKAAAETSGGEGEGNQIVTEQTAAEETKEAKRRGRKKAATAASSEEKDKAKEPKKRGRRKVKTVEESSDDDGGHTGKDLMLYNEGEDQTQLQNSANVLESKIESVLHEDIGDVDDLIPLVCCFGPAKYSFIPSGRPANRLIDHEIHDRMKDMFWSLDKFVRAPGGSSSNVALALAAIGGRVAFMGKLGDDDYGQSLLYHLNISGVQTRAVCMDPSVPTAVSLMKVRTEGSLKTNCVKPCAEDCFLQSDINPAVLKEVRVLFYFRT; encoded by the exons ATGgcttctcttcttctccctccGCAGTTCACTTGCTCCCTGCGCCCTCATCATCGAATCAG GGGTCAATTGGTACATTACAAGACAAACATTTTGGGGAAGAACATGACTAAGTCTGCAGTGAGGTTGCTTAACCGCAGTGTTAGTTTTGCATCAAGGACTTCTCAAGATGCTGTGGATGAGTTAAGCGATGAAAGCGATGGTGAAAGCTCAACTAAAAAGAAAAGAGCCCCAAGACGTGGAAGAAAGAAAGCCGCCGCTGAAACATCGGGAGGCGAAGGAGAAGGAAACCAAATCGTCACTGAACAAACGGCCGCTGAAGAGACTAAGGAAGCTAAGAGGAGAGGCCGTAAGAAAG CTGCTACTGCTGCAAGCTCAGAGGAGAAGGATAAGGCCAAGGAACCGAAGAAGAGGGGAAGGAGAAAAGTTAAGACTGTAGAGgaatctagtgatgatgatggaGGGCATACGGGCAAAGATTTGATGCTCTATAATGAAGGAGAAGATCAGACTCAGCTACAGAATTCTGCCAACGTTCTGGAAAGTAAAATAGAGTCAGTTCTACATGAGGATATTGGAGACGTTGACGATTTAATTCCGCTAGTGTGCTGCTTTGGACCTGCCAAATACTCCTTTATTCCTTCTGGAAGACCAGCCAATAGGCTTATAGATCATGAGATTCATGATAGAATGAAGGACATGTTTTGGTCTCTAGATAAGTTTGTGAGGGCACCAGGAGGGTCTTCATCCAATGTTGCTCTAGCTTTAGCCGCGATTGGTGGAAGGGTTGCATTCATGGGAAAATTAGGTGATGATGATTACGGTCAAAGTTTGCTGTATCACTTAAACATCAGTGGAGTTCAAACTCGAGCAGTTTGTATGGACCCTTCAGTGCCAACTGCTGTGTCCTTGATGAAGGTCAGAACCGAAGGAAGTCTGAAGACAAACTGTGTTAAACCTTGTGCTGAGGATTGTTTCCTGCAGTCTGATATCAACCCGGCAGTTCTAAAAGAG GTGCGGGTCCTCTTCTATTTCAGAACATAA